One window of Nymphaea colorata isolate Beijing-Zhang1983 chromosome 11, ASM883128v2, whole genome shotgun sequence genomic DNA carries:
- the LOC116263503 gene encoding uncharacterized protein LOC116263503, protein MGGRIPLELAELSSIIATMGRKGKSIQQGILEPEGDYEAEAEMGRGDDRVTRLDQDMGEVRAQSHKLDALDEIGGMLSSLMVSLQEIKASNEQLNQRMERLEKMTQGVTNHQDKGKGILCSLSTCYKKGKEDFRPPAIRVQFPKFEGKEPHHWIFKVERYFTYQNVPVEDWVILSGLHFEGEAMQWYRRLEHTHPVIEWNFFKSALLVRFGESPFTYYYDVELKNLKQTSTVEEYQRRFEYLAGIAQGWSTRAQIGVFIYVKAPLSYWNVIPRPEV, encoded by the coding sequence ATGGGAGGCAGAATTCCACTTGAGTTAGCCGAGTTGAGCAGCATCATTGCAACCATGGGACGCAAAGGGAAATCTATTCAGCAAGGCATATTAGAACCCGAGGGTGATTATGAGGCTGAGGCAGAAATGGGCCGTGGTGATGACCGGGTAACACGACTTGATCAAGACATGGGTGAGGTTAGAGCCCAATCCCATAAGTTAGACGCCTTGGATGAGATAGGAGGGATGTTGTCGAGTCTCATGGTCTCTCTTCAGGAAATTAAAGCCTCAAATGAACAGCTTAATCAACGCATGGAGCGACTTGAGAAAATGACACAAGGTGTTACTAACCACCAAGATAAGGGAAAGGGAATCCTTTGTTCACTGAGCACATGTTATAAAAAGGGCAAAGAAGATTTTAGGCCACCCGCCATCCGAGTCCAATTTCCTAAGTTTGAGGGCAAGGAACCCCATCATTGGATATTTAAAGTGGAGCGATACTTCACTTACCAAAATGTGCCGGTTGAAGATTGGGTCATCCTCTCAGGACTACACTTTGAAGGGGAGGCTATGCAATGGTACCGGAGGCTCGAGCACACCCACCCGGTGATAGAGtggaactttttcaaaagtgcACTTCTAGTACGTTTCGGCGAGTCACCATTTACGTACTACTACGACGTTGAATTAAAGAACCTTAAACAAACGTCTACAGTGGAAGAGTACCAAAGACGGTTCGAATACTTGGCTGGTATAGCACAAGGATGGTCAACTAGGGCTCAAATTGGTGTATTTATCTATGTCAAGGCCCCATTGAGTTACTGGAATGTTATCCCAAGGCCAGAAGTATAG
- the LOC116264714 gene encoding polygalacturonase-like: protein MPRRVTLVLDMANSNNLLVMRLIIILVALVHSLSAKTLNVVSDYGAKADGVSDNSAAFLKAWKDACSTAGETTIYVPSGQYLVHPTLFSGPCVSTKITVQVDGKLIPRTDSEGYGSSRYWLQFEKVKGMTFNGGNLDGKGSALWSCKAGKGKCPDGTRTMVFHKVSDVLVTGITSINSQLFHIVIDGCQNVRVDRIEIVAPDESPNTDGIHVEESTGVTITNSNIGTGDDCISIGKGTQNLWIEGIKCGPGHGISIGSLGKEATEPGVQNVTVKNVVLTGTQNGLRIKSWARKSTGFVKSIMFDGATMNNVKYPIIIDQDYCPDRKNCPGQTSGVKISQVTYSNVRGTSATQVAVLFKCSPSSWCQGIRMANVQLSYRGQPSTSSCQNAIGTAGGLMVPQSCLKLSST from the exons ATGCCAAGAAGAGTTACTTTGGTCCTTGACATGGCAAACTCAAACAACTTACTGGTCATGAGGCTTATAATCATTCTTGTGGCCCTTGTGCACTCCCTAAGTGCCAAAACGCTCAACGTGGTGAGCGATTACGGAGCCAAAGCAGACGGAGTGAGCGACAACAGCGCCGCATTTCTGAAGGCATGGAAAGATGCCTGCAGCACAGCAGGGGAAACAACAATATACGTGCCCTCTGGCCAGTACCTGGTGCATCCCACTCTCTTCTCAGGCCCCTGTGTCAGTACCAAGATCACGGTTCAGGTTGATGGGAAATTGATTCCCAGGACCGACTCTGAGGGGTATGGCTCTTCACGCTACTGGCTTCAGTTTGAAAAAGTGAAAGGGATGACATTCAATGGAGGAAACCTCGATGGCAAGGGCTCAGCATTGTGGTCATGTAAGGCCGGTAAAGGGAAGTGCCCCGATGGAACAAGG ACAATGGTTTTCCACAAAGTGAGTGACGTGCTGGTAACAGGCATCACCTCCATCAATAGCCAGCTCTTTCACATCGTCATTGATGGCTGCCAAAATGTGCGGGTGGATAGAATTGAGATTGTGGCGCCTGATGAAAGCCCCAACACGGATGGAATACATGTTGAAGAATCAACGGGAGTTACAATCACCAATTCCAACATTGGCACCGGAGATGACTGCATTTCAATTGGCAAGGGAACTCAAAACCTCTGGATTGAGGGCATCAAGTGTGGACCTGGACATGGCATAAG CATTGGAAGTTTGGGTAAAGAAGCCACAGAACCGGGAGTGCAAAACGTCACGGTGAAAAATGTCGTCTTGACTGGAACACAGAATGGGTTGCGGATAAAATCATGGGCAAGGAAAAGCACTGGGTTCGTCAAATCAATAATGTTTGATGGAGCGACCATGAACAATGTCAAGTATCCTATCATAATTGATCAAGATTATTGCCCTGACCGCAAAAACTGCCCTGGTCAG ACTTCCGGTGTGAAAATATCACAAGTTACATATAGCAATGTGCGCGGAACGTCGGCAACTCAAGTGGCAGTGCTGTTCAAGTGCAGTCCGAGCAGTTGGTGCCAAGGGATAAGGATGGCTAATGTGCAGCTCTCGTACAGAGGCCAGCCTTCTACGTCCTCATGCCAGAATGCAATTGGGACTGCTGGCGGGTTAATGGTACCACAAAGTTGTCTAAAGCTTTCTTCTACCTGA